A stretch of Desulfatiglans sp. DNA encodes these proteins:
- a CDS encoding chemotaxis response regulator protein-glutamate methylesterase — MRNKIKVLIIDDSAMVRQVLTEILSSDPDIQVIGCASDPYIAANKMREEVPDVITLDVEMPKMDGVTFLKKIMQQHPIPVVICSSLTGNRSETTMKVLEYGAVEVIQKPILGTKDFLRDSAIRICDCVKAASMVKVKKISGTKEIMKKLTADAILPKPTNRAMEKTTEKIIVVGASTGGTEALRILFESLPMDCPGMVVVQHMPENFTKAFAKRLDSLCQPTIKEASNNDSVLRGQILIAPGNHHMLLKRSGAKYFVEIKDGPLVSRHRPSVDVLFRSAARYAGKNAIGVIMTGMGDDGAKGLLEMKEQGAFTIAQDEATSVVFGMPHEAIKLNAVDKVIPLDKIAGTILREEKEEQ; from the coding sequence ATGAGAAATAAAATAAAGGTGCTGATTATTGATGATTCTGCCATGGTCCGACAAGTACTCACTGAGATTTTATCTTCAGACCCGGATATACAGGTAATTGGCTGCGCCTCTGATCCATATATTGCCGCTAATAAGATGAGGGAAGAGGTACCCGATGTAATCACCCTTGATGTTGAAATGCCCAAAATGGATGGAGTTACCTTTCTGAAGAAAATAATGCAGCAACACCCTATTCCGGTTGTCATTTGTTCAAGTCTTACAGGCAACAGATCTGAAACAACAATGAAGGTATTGGAATATGGTGCAGTCGAAGTAATCCAAAAACCGATATTAGGAACAAAAGATTTTTTAAGAGATTCGGCTATAAGGATATGTGACTGCGTAAAAGCAGCCTCAATGGTAAAGGTAAAAAAAATCTCCGGGACAAAAGAGATAATGAAAAAACTTACTGCTGATGCAATACTCCCCAAGCCAACAAACAGAGCAATGGAAAAAACAACCGAGAAAATCATAGTCGTTGGCGCATCAACAGGGGGTACTGAGGCATTAAGGATATTATTTGAGAGTCTCCCAATGGATTGTCCGGGAATGGTTGTAGTTCAACATATGCCTGAAAATTTTACCAAGGCATTTGCCAAACGCCTTGATTCTCTTTGTCAGCCAACTATCAAAGAAGCCAGCAACAACGACTCTGTCCTGAGAGGCCAGATTCTTATTGCACCGGGAAACCACCATATGTTGCTGAAAAGAAGCGGGGCAAAATATTTTGTTGAAATTAAGGACGGTCCTCTTGTCTCAAGACATAGACCTTCTGTTGATGTACTGTTCAGATCAGCAGCAAGATATGCGGGCAAAAATGCAATAGGCGTTATTATGACAGGAATGGGCGATGATGGCGCTAAAGGTCTTCTTGAAATGAAAGAACAGGGCGCATTTACTATCGCTCAGGATGAAGCAACATCAGTTGTTTTTGGAATGCCTCATGAAGCAATAAAACTAAATGCTGTTGATAAGGTTATTCCACTTGATAAAATAGCTGGAACAATATTACGAGAAGAAAAAGAGGAACAGTGA
- a CDS encoding chemotaxis protein CheD: MDYSSKKQVIIKIGELYATDEPTIIHTVLGSCVAVCIYDDEKMIGGMNHIFMPGDNKNDSSTRYGENAMKYLIKNICTLGANRDNLVAKAFGGAHVIPSISREFGIGPKIVDFVIDYLKKENITIIAHDFGGNKTRKVFFHTDTGIAYVKLLSS, translated from the coding sequence TTGGATTACTCGAGTAAAAAACAGGTTATCATAAAGATAGGCGAATTATATGCCACAGATGAGCCTACTATCATCCATACTGTGCTTGGCTCATGCGTTGCGGTCTGCATATATGATGATGAAAAAATGATAGGAGGTATGAATCACATCTTTATGCCGGGAGATAATAAAAACGATTCCTCCACACGTTATGGTGAAAATGCCATGAAATATCTAATAAAAAATATCTGTACCCTCGGGGCCAATCGTGATAATCTTGTGGCAAAGGCCTTTGGCGGCGCCCATGTTATTCCTTCCATATCCAGGGAGTTCGGCATTGGCCCTAAAATAGTAGATTTTGTTATCGATTATCTTAAAAAAGAAAATATAACTATTATCGCCCATGATTTTGGAGGTAACAAAACAAGGAAGGTCTTTTTTCATACTGACACTGGCATAGCTTATGTCAAGTTGTTATCATCTTAA
- a CDS encoding response regulator, protein MIESKINRKYKILIVDDINENLSALKRQLRRPDRNFIMTTSGEEALTILEKEDISLIILDIKMPGIDGWEVARRMKSTDHLKNIPILFITAEYISDDFVQKGFEVGAVDYITKPIEPFLLQCKVDVFLRLFGQQLELEEKEKRYIYLFNQANDPILFHDKEGKIIDVNRRSVELTGYSHDELLQMNLLDLKPGWKTSFEENGLPVILEKGSASFETEIMKKNGTIIEVEISANTVNYPQEGIVQAVARDITERKRTEQALIIAKEMAEEASRVKSEFLANMNHEIRTPMNGIVGILGLLADTNLDKEQREYLTLLQESTDGLLRLVNDLFRFSKLESGNMIIEKALMSLHQIISTCIEFYMPQATTKDLNLTWDADSNIPERLEGDPEIIRQIILNLVGNAIKFTGRGSVHLSAGVESIKGKDVILHFRVEDTGIGIPEDKMTVIFRDFTQADGSSTRKYGGTGIGLSICSQLVKMLEGELWAESTEGKGSTFHFTAKLKVR, encoded by the coding sequence ATGATAGAATCGAAAATAAACAGAAAATATAAAATACTCATTGTAGATGACATTAATGAAAATCTTTCTGCCCTGAAGCGTCAGCTCAGGAGACCGGACAGAAATTTTATTATGACCACCTCAGGTGAAGAGGCGTTAACCATACTTGAAAAAGAGGATATTTCCCTAATAATCCTGGATATAAAGATGCCTGGCATCGATGGATGGGAAGTAGCCAGAAGAATGAAGTCTACTGATCATCTTAAGAATATACCTATTTTATTCATTACCGCAGAATATATCTCTGATGATTTTGTTCAAAAAGGGTTTGAGGTTGGGGCAGTTGATTACATTACAAAACCCATAGAGCCGTTTCTTCTTCAATGCAAGGTGGATGTCTTTTTAAGGCTCTTTGGTCAGCAGCTTGAACTTGAAGAAAAGGAAAAGAGATATATATACCTGTTCAATCAGGCTAATGATCCCATCCTGTTTCATGATAAAGAGGGGAAAATAATAGATGTCAACAGGCGATCTGTTGAACTGACCGGTTACAGCCATGATGAATTATTACAAATGAATTTACTTGATCTTAAACCCGGATGGAAGACCTCTTTTGAAGAAAATGGTCTTCCTGTGATCCTTGAAAAGGGGAGCGCCTCGTTTGAAACCGAGATAATGAAAAAGAATGGTACAATAATCGAGGTGGAAATAAGCGCCAACACAGTCAATTACCCTCAAGAGGGTATAGTGCAGGCGGTTGCCCGTGACATAACAGAACGTAAACGCACCGAGCAGGCCCTTATCATAGCAAAAGAGATGGCAGAAGAGGCAAGCAGGGTAAAAAGTGAATTCCTTGCAAATATGAATCACGAAATAAGGACACCAATGAATGGTATTGTAGGCATACTCGGTCTTCTGGCAGACACAAATCTTGATAAAGAACAACGTGAATACCTTACACTTTTGCAGGAATCAACAGATGGGCTTTTAAGGCTTGTTAATGACCTTTTCAGATTTTCAAAACTTGAATCCGGCAATATGATCATTGAAAAGGCATTGATGAGCCTTCATCAGATTATTTCTACATGCATAGAATTTTACATGCCACAGGCCACAACAAAGGATCTTAACCTGACATGGGATGCTGATTCAAATATACCTGAACGCCTTGAAGGTGACCCTGAAATCATTCGGCAGATCATATTAAACCTTGTCGGTAACGCCATCAAATTTACAGGAAGAGGCAGTGTCCATTTGAGCGCTGGTGTGGAAAGCATAAAGGGAAAGGATGTAATTCTTCACTTCAGGGTGGAGGATACAGGCATAGGCATACCGGAAGATAAGATGACTGTTATTTTCAGGGATTTCACCCAGGCTGACGGCTCATCCACAAGAAAATACGGGGGAACCGGTATCGGGTTGAGTATATGCAGCCAGCTTGTAAAGATGCTTGAAGGGGAGCTTTGGGCTGAAAGCACTGAGGGTAAAGGCAGTACCTTTCATTTTACAGCTAAATTAAAGGTGAGATAG
- a CDS encoding threonylcarbamoyl-AMP synthase yields MERVGRRGNILKIDSLESNKSALKHAGDVLLSGGVVAFPTESFYGLAVDTQNDRAIEKLFSLKQRDRHNPILIILPEKEELKKYVADIPEQAVKLINAFWPGGLTLVLNAGSAISPLLTADTSKIGVRLSSHTVATGLARSIGRPVTGTSSNISGQPPCTRADEVYDSFGTSIDLIIDNGPTAGGKGSTILDVTVDPCVVIREGMVFGSDIKKILSHL; encoded by the coding sequence TTGGAAAGAGTAGGTAGAAGAGGAAATATCCTTAAGATCGATTCTTTAGAGTCAAATAAGTCGGCACTTAAACATGCAGGGGATGTCTTATTATCAGGCGGTGTGGTTGCCTTTCCTACAGAATCATTCTACGGCCTTGCCGTTGATACTCAAAATGACAGGGCCATAGAAAAACTCTTCTCCCTTAAACAGAGGGACAGGCATAACCCCATACTGATAATCCTTCCTGAAAAGGAGGAGCTTAAGAAGTATGTAGCTGATATCCCTGAACAGGCAGTTAAACTCATTAACGCATTCTGGCCAGGGGGGCTCACACTGGTCTTAAATGCAGGCAGCGCCATCTCACCGCTTCTTACAGCAGATACCTCTAAAATAGGTGTAAGGCTTTCAAGCCACACTGTTGCTACAGGGCTGGCAAGGTCTATAGGGCGGCCTGTTACAGGCACAAGCTCAAACATCTCAGGGCAGCCACCCTGTACAAGGGCAGATGAGGTTTATGATTCATTTGGTACATCAATTGATCTAATCATTGATAATGGCCCCACAGCGGGTGGCAAAGGTAGTACAATACTGGATGTAACAGTCGATCCATGCGTTGTTATAAGGGAGGGGATGGTATTCGGAAGCGATATTAAAAAGATACTATCTCACCTTTAA
- the purE gene encoding 5-(carboxyamino)imidazole ribonucleotide mutase: MRRLYMVNDKPLVAVVMGSTSDAEIMRGSMEQLKQLNIPYEVKITSAHRTPYQTKEYVETAMERGIEVIIAGAGWSAHLAGVIAAHTTLPVIGVPIDSSVLQGMDALLSTVQMPPGIPVATVAIGKGGAKNAAILAAQILALKYPEIAATLKNFRENLTKETVEKAASWKE; encoded by the coding sequence ATAAGGAGATTATATATGGTGAATGATAAACCTCTTGTTGCAGTAGTCATGGGAAGCACATCGGATGCTGAAATCATGAGGGGCAGTATGGAGCAGCTAAAGCAGCTTAATATACCCTATGAGGTAAAGATCACATCTGCCCACAGGACCCCCTATCAGACAAAGGAATATGTTGAAACAGCCATGGAGAGGGGCATAGAGGTGATCATAGCAGGCGCTGGCTGGTCTGCCCATCTGGCAGGTGTGATAGCTGCTCATACGACCCTTCCGGTAATAGGCGTGCCTATTGATTCATCCGTGCTCCAGGGTATGGATGCGCTGCTTTCCACTGTCCAGATGCCCCCCGGAATACCAGTCGCCACAGTGGCCATAGGCAAGGGCGGTGCAAAGAATGCCGCAATACTTGCGGCCCAGATACTGGCGCTCAAATATCCTGAGATTGCTGCTACACTAAAGAATTTCCGTGAAAACCTTACAAAAGAGACAGTGGAAAAGGCAGCAAGTTGGAAAGAGTAG
- a CDS encoding DNA mismatch repair protein MutS, whose protein sequence is MSKKKKKNDAFNPAFESLQRIVKEAKSKAPIKKIEKMPEKPVIHDEDFFINAMSDVSPISAPKGEKVAPSGKTKKPAHKVSDGDDEVIAHLQSLVAGSIDMDFTFSDEYMEGAISGIGRNTMRKLKRGELPVQAHIDLHGLTKKDAEEAVRRFLITSHYRGLRCVLIIHGRGLNSPDSIPVLKERLPVWLNRGPARKIVMAFSSAQPYDGGTGAIYVLLRK, encoded by the coding sequence ATGTCCAAAAAAAAGAAAAAAAATGATGCCTTCAACCCGGCATTTGAATCCTTACAAAGGATTGTTAAAGAGGCCAAGTCAAAGGCGCCCATAAAAAAGATAGAAAAGATGCCTGAAAAACCTGTCATACATGATGAGGACTTTTTTATAAATGCCATGTCAGATGTGTCGCCTATCTCTGCCCCAAAGGGTGAAAAGGTAGCGCCTTCGGGCAAAACAAAAAAACCTGCCCACAAGGTATCTGATGGCGATGATGAGGTTATTGCCCATCTGCAGAGCCTTGTTGCAGGTTCCATTGATATGGATTTTACCTTCAGTGATGAATACATGGAGGGGGCGATCAGCGGCATAGGCAGGAACACCATGCGAAAACTAAAAAGAGGTGAGCTGCCTGTTCAGGCACATATAGACCTGCATGGTTTAACAAAAAAGGATGCGGAAGAGGCGGTCAGGAGATTCTTGATAACAAGCCATTACAGGGGATTAAGGTGTGTGCTGATTATCCATGGAAGGGGGCTAAATTCCCCTGACAGTATACCAGTGTTAAAGGAGAGGCTGCCAGTATGGCTGAACCGCGGCCCTGCAAGAAAGATAGTAATGGCCTTTTCATCTGCCCAGCCTTATGACGGCGGTACAGGTGCGATCTACGTACTTTTAAGAAAATGA
- a CDS encoding ABC transporter permease, translated as MNLTCIRELIRKEFIQLFREKKNRPLLFVAPLLQVIIFGYVVSTDVKDVTIAVLDLAHTRESRMLLDEFNGNRTFRVTHVAENDHELEEYLLKRKVHVCLKIRPDFSEKIKKGDTSDIQILVDGSMSNISATRMAYISMLLNGFNKKMIRDRLLRDMSYGRIDVRTRTWYNPNLDSYYFFVPGIVAFLVMLISLLFTSLAIIREKEAGTMEQLIVTPIKPMEFIAGKTIPYAVISFVQMIMVIVLALFWFRVPLEGSLFILFFGVLLFLMSTLGIGLFISAISSTQQQAMMTTFFFILPFFMLSGLIFPIVNMPLFVQLLTLLNPLRYFLVIIRGVFLKGVGMDVLWPQFIGLFILGVLVFMGAIRFFKKRMD; from the coding sequence ATGAATCTCACCTGTATCAGGGAACTCATTAGAAAGGAATTTATACAGCTCTTCAGGGAAAAAAAGAACCGGCCCCTCCTTTTTGTTGCCCCTTTATTGCAGGTGATCATATTCGGATATGTGGTTTCCACTGATGTAAAGGATGTCACCATTGCGGTGCTTGATCTGGCCCATACCCGCGAAAGCAGGATGCTACTTGACGAGTTCAATGGAAACAGGACATTCAGGGTGACACATGTTGCAGAGAATGATCATGAACTGGAGGAATACCTGCTAAAGAGAAAGGTGCATGTCTGCCTGAAGATAAGACCCGATTTCAGTGAGAAGATAAAAAAAGGAGATACATCAGATATACAGATACTTGTTGATGGCAGCATGAGCAACATATCCGCCACAAGGATGGCATATATAAGTATGCTCTTAAACGGGTTCAATAAAAAGATGATCAGGGATCGCCTGTTAAGGGATATGAGTTACGGCAGGATAGATGTGCGAACCAGGACATGGTACAACCCCAATCTGGATAGTTACTACTTTTTTGTCCCTGGTATTGTTGCCTTTCTGGTCATGCTTATCTCACTACTCTTTACATCCCTTGCCATTATCAGGGAAAAGGAGGCGGGCACCATGGAGCAGCTTATTGTTACGCCCATTAAACCAATGGAGTTTATTGCAGGCAAGACCATCCCCTATGCAGTCATCTCATTTGTGCAGATGATCATGGTGATAGTCCTTGCCCTGTTCTGGTTCAGGGTGCCTTTAGAGGGGAGCCTGTTTATTCTTTTTTTTGGTGTGCTTTTATTCCTGATGAGCACCCTTGGCATCGGACTTTTTATCTCTGCCATCTCAAGCACCCAGCAGCAGGCCATGATGACAACATTCTTTTTCATACTCCCATTTTTCATGCTGAGCGGGCTCATATTCCCCATAGTGAATATGCCTCTATTTGTACAATTGCTGACGCTCTTGAACCCATTAAGGTATTTCCTTGTTATCATAAGGGGCGTGTTCTTAAAAGGGGTGGGTATGGATGTACTGTGGCCGCAGTTTATAGGGCTTTTTATTTTGGGTGTGCTGGTATTTATGGGAGCAATAAGGTTTTTTAAAAAACGTATGGATTAA
- a CDS encoding ABC transporter permease has protein sequence MNLINIKAIARKEFYHLIRDFRSLYMAFLMPLLLILLFGYALSLDVDNVSVVVVDHDRSPLTRELLSKLNASPYFNIMGYPDDVSSAASYLDRGSATIAIVFPPDFSEKIKSGNDSPVQIIMDGADPNYATISRGYIESFIENYNSTLLNDFLNRTGMERLNMPVNGRVRIWFNEELESTNFIVPGIIAIIIMIVGVILTSLVIAREYENGTMETIKSLPIKAEEFFLGKAIPYYFIAFTNVLVSVLMGQILFGVVIKSSFILMLIASTLYIMVALAMGLFISVAVKSQLVANQIAILTSYLPALMLSDFVFPIENMPFMLRRISYIVPARYFIDILNGLYLRNIGLTYLWKDYLILMLMFLVFFILTFKKLKKEGL, from the coding sequence TTGAATTTAATAAACATAAAAGCTATCGCACGCAAGGAGTTCTATCACCTGATCAGGGACTTTAGAAGCCTTTATATGGCCTTTCTTATGCCTTTGCTCCTTATCCTCCTGTTCGGGTATGCCCTGAGCCTGGATGTGGATAATGTAAGTGTGGTGGTTGTGGATCATGACAGGTCGCCCTTAACAAGGGAGCTTCTCTCTAAACTCAATGCATCTCCATATTTCAATATTATGGGTTATCCTGATGATGTATCATCTGCTGCCTCATACCTGGATAGAGGAAGCGCAACAATAGCCATTGTCTTTCCGCCTGATTTTTCAGAGAAGATAAAATCAGGGAATGACTCCCCTGTGCAGATCATAATGGACGGCGCTGACCCGAACTATGCAACCATTTCAAGGGGGTACATAGAATCCTTTATAGAAAATTATAACAGCACACTCCTCAATGATTTTCTTAATCGTACAGGCATGGAGAGGCTTAATATGCCTGTAAACGGCAGGGTCAGGATATGGTTCAACGAGGAGCTTGAGAGCACCAATTTCATTGTGCCGGGGATCATCGCCATTATAATCATGATTGTGGGAGTAATCCTCACCTCTCTTGTTATTGCAAGGGAATATGAGAACGGCACCATGGAGACCATTAAGTCACTCCCCATAAAGGCAGAGGAGTTTTTTCTGGGCAAGGCAATCCCATATTATTTCATTGCCTTTACCAACGTACTTGTCTCTGTGCTCATGGGTCAGATACTCTTCGGGGTTGTGATAAAAAGCAGTTTCATACTTATGTTAATAGCCTCAACATTATACATTATGGTTGCTCTTGCTATGGGGCTTTTTATATCCGTAGCGGTTAAGTCCCAGCTTGTTGCAAACCAGATAGCCATTCTTACATCATATCTTCCGGCCCTCATGTTATCAGACTTTGTATTCCCTATCGAGAACATGCCATTTATGCTTAGGAGAATATCATACATAGTACCGGCCAGGTATTTCATAGATATACTTAATGGGCTCTATCTCAGGAATATAGGACTAACCTACCTGTGGAAAGACTACCTGATATTGATGCTGATGTTCCTTGTATTTTTTATTCTTACCTTTAAAAAACTCAAAAAAGAGGGGTTGTAA